The genomic segment CGGCCTACGTCACCTACCTGCGGGAGGCCAGCGCCGAGGCGCGGCGCGCCCGCGACCCGGCCGCGAAGCAACTGTGGCCCACCGTGTTCCCGTTCGGGCCGAACCCGCGGGCGACCGGCGCCCGCGCCCTCCGGGGGCGGTACTGCTTCGACACGTACACGCCCATCCTCCCCGGCACGTTCGCCGCGGCGCTCGGCGGGGCCAACGCCGCGGCCCAGGCCGCGGACCTCGTCGCCGCGGGGACCGAACGCGCGGTGTACGTGCTGACGCGCCCGCCGGGCCACCACGCCGAGCCCGACCGGTGCGGCGGCTACTGCTACTTCAACAACGCCGCCGTCGCGGCGGAGCGGCTCTCGAAGCGCGGGCCGGTCGCGGTCCTCGATCTCGACGTCCACCACGGAAACGGCACGCAGCACATCTTCTACGCCCGCGCCGACGTGCTGACCGTTTCGGTCCACGGCGACCCGGCCGCGCTCTACCCGTTCTTCAGCGGCTTCGCGGACGAGACGGGCACCGGCACCGGGTTGGGCGCCAACCTCAACCTGCCCCTCCCGCACGGCACGGGGGTGAAGGAGTACCGGCCGGCACTCGCCACGGCCCTCGACGCCGTACGACGGTTCAAACCCGCGTTCCTGGTGTTCGCGTTCGGCGCCGATGCGCACGAAGCGGACCCGATCGGCGGGTTCAAACTGCCCACGAAGTTTTACACCGAGATGGGAGCCGCGGTGCGTGAATTGGGGCTGCCGACGGTGGTCGTGCAGGAGGGCGGGTACAACCCCGCGACCCTCGGCCCGTGCGTCGTGGAGGTGCTGAAAGGGCTGCACGCCGATTGAGCCGGTCGTACCGCTCGTACACTGGCAGCCGGCGCGAGCCGGGCACCCGTGAAGCCAAGTGGCGGGGATTCGTAATCAAAGCCGGTTGATCCGGCATTCTTTCTGTAACCGGCCTCTGTGAGGCCGGTACGATGGGAGTGGCGCCGCTCCGGCCTCTCAAAGGCCGGCTACAGAAGACGTGTCCCGCGGGGCGATCGATACCAGGACTCATCGACCCGATCCGGTATCACCGACCCAGCGGGGGCCGGGGTCACGCGAGCGCGGTCTTGATGGCCTTGATGGGGCGGATGTTCACCTTGTTGTACGCCGGCTTGTCCTTGGTGACGTATTCCGTCTTGGTCAGCGGGTTGATCTTCTTCTCCCCGCCCTTCTTGGCCTCGACCTTCGTCAGCGTCATCCGGGCCAGGCCGGGGAACACGAACTTGCCCGGCCCCTTCAGTTGTTCGGTCACCGTATCGACCAGCGTCGTCAACACGGCGTCCACCTGCTTCTTGCTCAGCTCCGTCTTCTCCGCGAGGTGCGCGACGAGTTGGGACTTCGTCAGCGCCTTCTTCACGACCGCCTTTTTCGCAGCGCCCTTTGCCGCCTTCGCCATGTCTGGGTCTCCGGTATGGGAATCGGGAAACGCGAATCTGCTGAAAACTAAGGGGTTTCGTCGGGTGTTGTCAACAACACAACGCGAATTCCCCTGAAATATCGGGCATTTTCTCGCGAACAGGGCCGTCAGGTGCGATTTCGACCGGTATTTTCGGGCTTCTGCGCCCGCACACACGCTATTCGCGCCACCACCCACCGCCGCACCCACGAACCGCACTCGGCCGGTGAACGTCATGTATTGGGGCCGGATTATTACGATCATTTCGGTTATTCTGATTGTTACGGGGGGTCCAGCAATGAACATCTTCTCTCGGGTGTCCGTGTTCGCACTGGGGCCGCTCGTCGGCTCGGCGTGTCGGGCGGCCGGGCTGTCCGTCGTCGCCGACGGCACGGCCGCCGTCTCGCGCTTCCTCGCGGAGCGCCTCACCGACCAGAGCCTGCGCGTGACCGACGCGCTCGCCCGCGCCTCGGACCAGGCGTGGCGCACGCTCGAACTCGCGCTCGCGGGCGAATCGGTTCTCAGCGCGGCGGACCGCGCCGACGACCGCGCGTTCCGTGAGCAGGTGCGGCTGTTCCTGTTGAACGCCCAGTTCGGCGGCCGGGCGGCGGCCGACCGCGGGTTCGGCGCGCGGTGCCTGACCGAACTGCGCGCGCGCGCGACGGCGGGGTGCTGGGCGGCGCCACCGACCCGGCCGCGCTGGCGGCGCGGCTGGGCGACCTGACGCGGTTCAACGACCCGGCGGCTTGTGGCCGCGCAGTGGGCGCTGGCCGACGAACTGGCCGCCGACTTCGCGGCCCGCGGGCTTACGGGCGCTGGCGGCGTTCGTCGCCCTGCGCCCGGCGGCCGACCCGGCGGCGGTGCCGCTGCTGGCGGTCGCGGTGCGGTTCCACTTTCGCCGCGCCGTCGAGGACGACCCGCGACTGTTCCAGGGGCTCGCGTTCGTGCAGTTGGGCGCATCGGTAAGGCGCAAGAGGACGGCGCCGCCGCGCTCGCGGAACTCATGTCGCGCTACGTGGAGCGGCTCGAAACGCGGCTCGGCGAGCTGAAGGACACCGCACTCACCACCCGCGCCGAGGTGCGGGAGCTGCGCGCACAATCACACAGAGCCGCTCGGCGAGCGGGGGCGTAAGCCCCCGAGGAAACGAACACGAATACGGATCTCTCGTACACGAACCCGGAGCGTTTTAACCCGGACGAGGAACCGGAACTCGTCGTCCCAGCGCACACTCGGGACTCGGGGGCTTACGCCCCCGCTCGCCGAGACCGCGCACCGCCCTCCTCGCCCACACCGGCGCGGTCGCGTGCCTCGCGGTCTCGCCCGACGGCACCCGCGCCGTCAGCGGCGGCGCGGACCACGGCCTGTGGGTCTGGGACCTCGTCGCCCGCCGCGAGCTGCGGTGCCTCGCCGGCCACCGCGACCGCGTGTGCTGCGTCGCGTTCAGCCCGGACGGCCGGCGCGTGCTGTCGAGCGCACTGGACCAGTCGGTGCGGCTGTGGGACCTGGACGCGGGGATGGAGCTGAAGTGCTTCGACCGCCAGACGAACCGCTCGGTCGCGTTCAGCCCGGACGGCAGGACCGCGCTGTGCGGCGCGCTGTACGACGGCAAGCTGCGCCTCTTCGACGCGGCCACCGGCAAGGAGGTGAAGCGCCTCCCGGGGCACGCCGACTGGGTCGTGTGCGTGGCGTTCGCGGGCGACGGCAAGGTCGCGCTGTCCGGCGGGCTGGACAAGACCATCAAGTTGTGGGAGGTCGCGAGCGGCCGGTTGCTCCGCACCTTCAACTTGAAGAGCGTGGTGCTGTCGAGCGTCGCCTTCAGCCCCGACGGCTGGCGGGTGCTCTCGGCCGCTTCGGACGGGATCGTGCGCGGCTGGGACACGTTCACGGGCCAGGAGCTGTTCCGCCTCGTCGGCCACACGGACGCGGTCTCGTGCGTGACCGTTTCGCCCGACGGCGACCGGGCCGCCAGCGCGGGGCACGACGGCACCGTCCGGGTGTGGGACGTCCGATTGAAGAAGGAGCTGCGCCGGTTCGAGGGGCACACGGGCAACGTGCTGTGCGTCGGCTTCGCCCCGGATGGCAGCGCGGTCCTGTCGGGCGGCGAGGACGGCGCCGTGCGGGTGTGGGAACTGGAGCCGTAACGAACCGGCCCGCCAGCCGCCGCCCCTTACGCAGCCCCGCGAGACGTTCTCAGCTCCCGGCGCCGGTGCGTGCGGGTTGGCACGCCCTTCGCCGGTTCCCCACCGGCGTCATTCGCCATTAGTCGTTTTCAACCGCCGCCCGGCGTCGTATCCTCTATAGCGATCACCCCATCACCAATGAGGCACCCATGAGCGAGTTCACTGCGATCGACATCACGGCGATCAACACCATCCGCACACTCGCAATGGACGCGGTGCAGAAGGCCAACTCCGGGCACCCCGGCGCGCCGATGGGCCTGGCGCCGGTCGCGTACGTGCTGTGGAACAAGTTCCTCAACTACGACCCGGCCGACCCGATGTGGCCGAACCGCGACCGGTTCGTGCTCTCCAACGGCCACGCGTCGATGCTCCTGTACTCGCTCATCCACCTCGCACAGGTCAAGAACGTCGATCACCACGGCAAGGTGCTGGACGAGCCCTCGCTGCCGATCGACCAGTTGAAGCAGTTCCGCCAGTTGAACAGCAAGACCCCGGGCCACCCGGAACACGAGTACACCGCGGGCGTCGAGACCACGACGGGGCCGCTCGGGCAGGGCGTCGGCAACGCGGTCGGCATGGCGATCGCGCAGAAGTGGCGGGCCGCGCACTACGGCCGCCCCGGCTTCGAGGCGCTGTTCGACCACCGGGTGTACGCGATCTGCGGCGACGGGTGCATGATGGAGGGCGTCGCCAGCGAGGCCGCGTCGCTCGCCGGGCACCTCAAGCTCAACAACCTCACGCTCATCTACGACGACAACGGCATCACCATCGACGGGCACACGAACCTCGCGTTCAGCGAGGACGTGCCGGCCCGGTTCGCGGCCTACGGCTGGAACGTGCTCCGCGTCACCGACGGCAACGACGTCGACGGCATGGCGAAGGCCATTGAGGCGTCGAAGCACGCCGACCGCCCGACGTTCATCGCGCTCAAGACGGTCATCGGCTACGGGTCGCCGCACAAGGCCGACACGCACGCCGCGCACGGCGAGCCGCTCGGCGCCGACGAGATCAAGCTGACCAAGAAGGCCTACGGCTGGCCCGAGGACTCGTCGTTCCTCGTCCCGGACGGCGTGTACGACCGGTTCAAGCAGGGCATCGGGGCGCGCGGCGCCGCCGCCCACGCCGCGTGGCACAAGCTGATGTCCGATTACAAGGCGAAGTTCCCGAAGGAGGCCGCGGAACTCGACGCCGTGGAGCAGCGCGGCCTCCCCGCCGGCTGGGACAAGGACATCCCGGTGTTCCCGGCCGACGCGAAGGGCCTCGCCACCCGGGACAGCTCCGGCACGGTCCTCAACGCCATCGCCAAGAACGTGCCGTGGATCGTCGGCGGGTCGGCGGACCTGAACCCGTCCACGAAGACGTTCATGAAGTTCCCGGAGGCCGGCGTGTTCTCGGCCAAGACGCCCGGCGGCCGGAACGTCCACTTCGGCGTGCGCGAGCACGGCATGGGCGCGATCATGAACGGCATGGCGCTCTCGGGCCTCCGCTCCTACGGCTCCGGGTTCCTCATCTTCTCCGACTACGGCCGCCCGCCGATCCGCCTGGCCGCGATCATGAACCTGCCGGTGCTGTACGTGTTCACGCACGACTCCATCGGGGTCGGCGAGGACGGCCCGACCCACCAGCCGATCGAGCAGCTCATGTCGCTGCGGGCCATCCCGCACCTGATCGTGATCCGCCCCGGCGACGCCAACGAGGTGGCCGAGGCGTACAAGTACGCGCTTCAAGAGAAGCACCACCCGGTGGTGTTCGCGATGACGCGGCAGCCGCTGCCGACGCTCGACCGCACCAAGTACGCGCCGGCGTCGGGGCTGGCGAAGGGCGGGTACGCGCTGAACGACGTGCCGCACCCGGACCTGCTCCTCATCGCCACCGGGAGCGAGGTGGCGCTGGCGCTGGAGGCCGGCGAGAAGCTCGCCGCCGAGGGCATCAAGGCGCGGGTCGTGAGCCTGCCGTCGTGGGAGCTGTTCGAGAAGCAGGACCCGGCGTACCGCGACAGCGTGATCCCGCCGACCGTGACGGCCCGCGTGTGCGTCGAAATGGGCGGGGCGTTCGGGTGGGAGCGGTACGCGGGCCGCACCGGGGCCGTCATCGGGATGCGGTCGTTCGGCGCGTCGGCCCCGTTAAAGGACCTGCTGAAACACTTCGGCTTCACGGTAGAAGCCGTTGTAAAGGCCGCGAAGGAGCAAGTGGGTAAGAAGTGACGCTCCGGGCGAACTCCGCCCGCATGGGCGGAGTTCGCTCAAATGTTCGTCGCTTCCAGCGCCGCGTCGCGCGTCGGGTACAGCGGAATCACCCGAGTCAGCTTCGTCATCTCCAGCAGCGACTTCAGCTCCGGCGAGGGGCTGCACAGCGTCACCCGCCCCTGCCCCTTCACCTGGTTCTGAAGGCCCAGGAACAGCCGCAGGCCGAGGCTGCCGGCGTGCTCCAGGTCGCTCAGGTCGAAAACGAACCGCCGCAGACCGGCGTGGAACACTTCCTGAACCTGCGGGTGAAGCTCCTCGACCGCCTCGGGGTCCAACTTGCCGACCAGCGCGATGATGACGGCACGGTTGTCCGGCGTGAACTCGAACTGACATCCGAACGCGGGCGGCTTCGACATGATGGCCTCAAGTTGGTACACACGCGCGCCCGCACTGGTACGGGCACAGAGCCTTCGCCGACCTGTTTGGAGTATAACGGACAGTTCCACCGCTTCGGAGTGCCGCCGATGAACACCGCGCTCGCTTTGTGTCTCGTGGCGCTGCCAAAAATCGCGCCCGCCCCGAAACCGACCGTCCTCGAACTCCGGACCGCGGTCACGGCGGCCTTCGCGCCGCTCAAAAAGGGGGCGAACGGGCACGCCGAACAGAAGACGTGCTTCGCGTGCCACAACCAGGCGCCGCCGCTGCTGGCGTTCGCGACCGCGAAGGGCCAGGGGTTCGACGTGCCCGCGGACCTGTTCGCGTCGCAAGCCGAACACATCGTCGGGTTCCTCGAATCGAACCGCGAGCGGTTCAAGGACGGCCGCGGCACCGGCGGCGCCGCGGCCACCGCGAGTTACGCGCTGTACGCGCTCGAACTCGCCGGGCACAAGGCCGACGCCACCACTGCGGCCGTCGTCGAATACCTGCTCAACACCCAGGCCGACCGCGACCACTGGCGGACGACCTCGAACCGCCCGCCAACGGAGGCGAGCGACTTCACCACGACGTACCTCGCGTTACGGGCGCTCCGCGTGTGGGCGCCCGCGGCATCCCTCGACGCCGCGAAGGTCGCGAAGCGCATCGAGAGCGCCCGCGGGTGGCTCGTGAAGGCGCCGGCCAAGGACACGGAGGACCGCGTTTTCCGGTTGCTCGGCCTGAAGGAGGCGGCGGGCGCGAAGGACGTGGCCGCGGCCGCGTGGGAGCTGCTGCAAGCGCAGCGGGCCGACGGCGGATGGTCACAGCTCGACGGCGGGGCGAGCGACGCCTACGCGACCGGTTCGGCCCTGGTCGCGCTGCACCAGGCCGGGAAACTCAAGGCCGATGCGCCGGCGTACCGTGCCGGACTGGTTTACCTGTTGAAGACCCAGCGCGCGGACGGGACGTGGTACGTCAAATCGCGGAGCCGGCCGTTCCAGCCGTACTACGAGAGCGGGTTCCCGCACGAGAAGGACCAGTTCATCTCGATCGCCGCCAGCGGGTGGGCGACCTCTGCACTGGCACTGGCTGTGGAGAAAAAGTAGGTCACTCGGGTGGCCGACTGTCTCCGACAGTCGGTGGTCACCCCCTGCTCTCGCCATGCCGTTCTTGTCGAAGTGATCTCAAGCCCACCGCGGTCGCTGTCGGAGACAGCGACCCACCCAAAATTCTTACTTCCGGCGCTTCTTCTTCTTGTCGCGCCGGTTGTCGCCGCCCTGCTGCGGGCCGCCGGTGTCCGGGCGGTTCGGGTCGTTGCGGATCTGGCGCCTGGACTGTTCGTCGGCCTGCGCCTGGATCTCCTCCATCCGCTTCTGCAACCCCTCCCGGAGCCGGCCCAGAAACCCCTTCGGCTGTTGCCGCCGCGCGGCCTCGATCGCCGCCTCGGCGGGGGTCAGCGGCTTGCCGTTGGGGGAACCGGGCTTCGATTGGGAGTCGGCGGTGGAGCCGTCGCCGTCGCCGCCGTTGCCGCCCACCTTCGGCTTCGGGATCAACTGCCGCTCGATGATGCCCCACGCGGTGCTGACGATGAAGTAGAGCGCCAGTCCGGCCGCCACCTTGTAGAAGAACAGCGCCATCATCACCATCATCATCTTCATCATCATCCGCTGCTGCTCGGCCTGCGGGTCGGTCGAGGGCGGCATCATCTTCGCCTGCTGGTACAGCATCAGCGCCACGGCCAGGATCGGCAGCAGGTTGAAGTACGGCCCGAGGTAGATGAAGCTGCCGATGTCCTCCGGCGTGCTGATGTAGGGGATGTTCTCGCCCCACCAGACGAGCATGTCCGGGGCCGCGAGGTTGTTGATCCACAGGAACGGGTCCAGGCGGAAGAACACGCTCTCCTGGAGGCAGAAGTACAGCCCCATCATGATCGGCATCTGCGGGAGCATGAGCAGGCAGCCACCCATCTGGGCCGCCGGGTTGGCCCCGTTCTGCATCATCAGCCGCATCTTCTCGCGCTGGAACGCGCCCATGTCGTCCTTGTACTTCTCCTGCAACTTGTCGAACTCGGGCTGCAACCGCTTCATCGTCTCCATCATCCGCATGCTCATCGCGGTCTGCTTGCGGCTGGGGTACATGAGCAGCAGCCGCACGCAGACGGTGAGCACAACGATGGAGAACGCCCAACTGTTCGTGACGAGGTGGATGTTGTAGAGGAGCCAGTGCATCAGGTTGGTGAAGACGATGACCAGGTCGGTCCACCAGATCCAACTGGCGAACCGGCCGAGCCACGTGTCGGAGCGGAAGTCGGTGATCGTCTGGAGGGTGAGGGTGTCCTTGTACCGGTCCACCAGCGCGGGGTCCACCTCGCTGCCGGCCCCCATCAGTTTGAGCAACCGGACCTTCGACGGCCCGTTGTAGATCAGGTAACTGTGCGCGACCTTCTGCCCGGGATCGAGGTTGAGTTCGTCCGAGACCGCGCGGAAAGTGATGTCGTCGAAGTTCGGCTGGTTGGGGTCCTGCTTCTTGTCGAACGGGAGCTCCGTCGTCATGCGGACGTAGCCCCACGGCTTCGGGTCGGCCCCCTCGTCCTTCGACCGGTCGTTGACCGCCGCGCCGGAGCAGAAGTACTGGTTGCCGATGACCGCGTACGTGAACGTGCTGTCGCCGCGGGTGACGACCTCGCCCCCGCGCCGGTTCCCGATCCCCGCCGCGTCCTCGTACTGGCGGCGCGGCGTCCCCTTGTTGTCCCGCCAGCCGATGACCCCGATGCGGTAGATGCTGGTGTACCACTCGCCCTCGATCGGGATCCCGCGCGGGCCGGACAGTTGGAGCCGGGTCTTGCCCTTGTCACGGGCCGCGCCCGGCACGTTCCGCTTCTCGATCTCGACCCGCAGCCCGATGTGGTAGTCCTTCGGCGCGAGCGTATAGATCTTGCGGAACTTCAAAAAGTACGGCTCGCCCAGTTCGGTCTCGAACACGACCT from the Frigoriglobus tundricola genome contains:
- a CDS encoding histone deacetylase family protein: MRVIWNPKHADHAAPGEWEGGAVIPCYEAPERLGLIRAALDAAGGFTFEEPARPSEEVLAGAHDPAYVTYLREASAEARRARDPAAKQLWPTVFPFGPNPRATGARALRGRYCFDTYTPILPGTFAAALGGANAAAQAADLVAAGTERAVYVLTRPPGHHAEPDRCGGYCYFNNAAVAAERLSKRGPVAVLDLDVHHGNGTQHIFYARADVLTVSVHGDPAALYPFFSGFADETGTGTGLGANLNLPLPHGTGVKEYRPALATALDAVRRFKPAFLVFAFGADAHEADPIGGFKLPTKFYTEMGAAVRELGLPTVVVQEGGYNPATLGPCVVEVLKGLHAD
- a CDS encoding HU family DNA-binding protein, whose amino-acid sequence is MAKAAKGAAKKAVVKKALTKSQLVAHLAEKTELSKKQVDAVLTTLVDTVTEQLKGPGKFVFPGLARMTLTKVEAKKGGEKKINPLTKTEYVTKDKPAYNKVNIRPIKAIKTALA
- a CDS encoding WD40 repeat domain-containing protein, whose protein sequence is MRCLAGHRDRVCCVAFSPDGRRVLSSALDQSVRLWDLDAGMELKCFDRQTNRSVAFSPDGRTALCGALYDGKLRLFDAATGKEVKRLPGHADWVVCVAFAGDGKVALSGGLDKTIKLWEVASGRLLRTFNLKSVVLSSVAFSPDGWRVLSAASDGIVRGWDTFTGQELFRLVGHTDAVSCVTVSPDGDRAASAGHDGTVRVWDVRLKKELRRFEGHTGNVLCVGFAPDGSAVLSGGEDGAVRVWELEP
- the tkt gene encoding transketolase, yielding MSEFTAIDITAINTIRTLAMDAVQKANSGHPGAPMGLAPVAYVLWNKFLNYDPADPMWPNRDRFVLSNGHASMLLYSLIHLAQVKNVDHHGKVLDEPSLPIDQLKQFRQLNSKTPGHPEHEYTAGVETTTGPLGQGVGNAVGMAIAQKWRAAHYGRPGFEALFDHRVYAICGDGCMMEGVASEAASLAGHLKLNNLTLIYDDNGITIDGHTNLAFSEDVPARFAAYGWNVLRVTDGNDVDGMAKAIEASKHADRPTFIALKTVIGYGSPHKADTHAAHGEPLGADEIKLTKKAYGWPEDSSFLVPDGVYDRFKQGIGARGAAAHAAWHKLMSDYKAKFPKEAAELDAVEQRGLPAGWDKDIPVFPADAKGLATRDSSGTVLNAIAKNVPWIVGGSADLNPSTKTFMKFPEAGVFSAKTPGGRNVHFGVREHGMGAIMNGMALSGLRSYGSGFLIFSDYGRPPIRLAAIMNLPVLYVFTHDSIGVGEDGPTHQPIEQLMSLRAIPHLIVIRPGDANEVAEAYKYALQEKHHPVVFAMTRQPLPTLDRTKYAPASGLAKGGYALNDVPHPDLLLIATGSEVALALEAGEKLAAEGIKARVVSLPSWELFEKQDPAYRDSVIPPTVTARVCVEMGGAFGWERYAGRTGAVIGMRSFGASAPLKDLLKHFGFTVEAVVKAAKEQVGKK
- a CDS encoding STAS domain-containing protein; protein product: MSKPPAFGCQFEFTPDNRAVIIALVGKLDPEAVEELHPQVQEVFHAGLRRFVFDLSDLEHAGSLGLRLFLGLQNQVKGQGRVTLCSPSPELKSLLEMTKLTRVIPLYPTRDAALEATNI
- a CDS encoding prenyltransferase/squalene oxidase repeat-containing protein; this translates as MNTALALCLVALPKIAPAPKPTVLELRTAVTAAFAPLKKGANGHAEQKTCFACHNQAPPLLAFATAKGQGFDVPADLFASQAEHIVGFLESNRERFKDGRGTGGAAATASYALYALELAGHKADATTAAVVEYLLNTQADRDHWRTTSNRPPTEASDFTTTYLALRALRVWAPAASLDAAKVAKRIESARGWLVKAPAKDTEDRVFRLLGLKEAAGAKDVAAAAWELLQAQRADGGWSQLDGGASDAYATGSALVALHQAGKLKADAPAYRAGLVYLLKTQRADGTWYVKSRSRPFQPYYESGFPHEKDQFISIAASGWATSALALAVEKK
- the yidC gene encoding membrane protein insertase YidC, whose translation is MRQNALNVTMFIGLAGGLFFLWQYADKHLPKPEKKDPAKTETVEGKKKDDAPAKTDKDESAQKDKEKGKDKDAKAVEGPKEPPKVGPAAPPKVGPAAPPPPPPEPPTLVALGDASFYNRVLLTTRGGGVQQVVLPRFDQADRLGREVKKELNGNPVKVPVPLYLIPGVTHRRTRLLREEYEEPALQPGKAVDPNLADACYTTFHYPSPDDKNPDPLLGERNWTIVSEDRPADGEHKVVFETELGEPYFLKFRKIYTLAPKDYHIGLRVEIEKRNVPGAARDKGKTRLQLSGPRGIPIEGEWYTSIYRIGVIGWRDNKGTPRRQYEDAAGIGNRRGGEVVTRGDSTFTYAVIGNQYFCSGAAVNDRSKDEGADPKPWGYVRMTTELPFDKKQDPNQPNFDDITFRAVSDELNLDPGQKVAHSYLIYNGPSKVRLLKLMGAGSEVDPALVDRYKDTLTLQTITDFRSDTWLGRFASWIWWTDLVIVFTNLMHWLLYNIHLVTNSWAFSIVVLTVCVRLLLMYPSRKQTAMSMRMMETMKRLQPEFDKLQEKYKDDMGAFQREKMRLMMQNGANPAAQMGGCLLMLPQMPIMMGLYFCLQESVFFRLDPFLWINNLAAPDMLVWWGENIPYISTPEDIGSFIYLGPYFNLLPILAVALMLYQQAKMMPPSTDPQAEQQRMMMKMMMVMMALFFYKVAAGLALYFIVSTAWGIIERQLIPKPKVGGNGGDGDGSTADSQSKPGSPNGKPLTPAEAAIEAARRQQPKGFLGRLREGLQKRMEEIQAQADEQSRRQIRNDPNRPDTGGPQQGGDNRRDKKKKRRK